One window from the genome of Rhodothermales bacterium encodes:
- the aroB gene encoding 3-dehydroquinate synthase, with protein MRPWIYFATDRAAGADNLFRLRFIKTQYVDVIATGILSLTTLNVQFADGRSHAVVFDQLEQLPTQMAARGLGPGPCVIVTDDNVAGLYLERLGTTLDQAGYSTSTFSVRPGESSKSLRVLEELYDTALGARVDRATPVIALGGGVVGDLAGLGAATLLRGVPLVHVPTTLVAQIDSSIGGKTGVNHAAGKNLIGSFYQPRLVLTDIDVLQSLDDREWRSGLAEMVKHAMLDSHEHTTTVLSYWEQIVARKADTLRIVVPRSAAFKASIVADDEMEHSRRAVLNLGHTVGHAIERAAGYGELSHGESVAAGLAVALRISDMKYPRQDRGLAWDLLHRLGWPSTRHLDVRDIMDGLATDKKVLSGIQRFILLPAPGSPEISTTVSIQDIEAAYDWLIRPKSTGD; from the coding sequence TTGAGACCGTGGATATATTTCGCTACGGATCGTGCCGCCGGCGCGGACAATCTGTTCCGCCTCCGGTTTATCAAGACTCAATACGTCGACGTCATCGCGACTGGGATTCTTTCATTGACTACGCTTAACGTTCAGTTCGCAGACGGACGATCGCACGCGGTTGTCTTCGATCAGCTCGAGCAATTGCCCACGCAAATGGCTGCGAGAGGGCTCGGACCCGGTCCCTGCGTCATCGTAACGGATGACAATGTTGCCGGACTCTATTTGGAAAGGCTTGGTACTACTCTGGATCAAGCTGGTTATAGCACGTCGACGTTCTCCGTACGTCCCGGAGAATCTTCAAAGTCGCTGCGAGTTCTGGAGGAACTGTACGACACTGCACTCGGCGCGCGAGTCGATCGAGCGACACCCGTCATCGCTCTGGGCGGCGGCGTAGTCGGCGATCTGGCTGGTCTCGGCGCCGCCACCCTATTACGAGGAGTCCCGCTCGTCCATGTCCCGACAACTCTTGTGGCACAGATTGACAGTTCCATCGGTGGCAAGACCGGTGTAAATCACGCCGCAGGCAAGAACCTCATTGGCTCGTTCTACCAACCGCGTTTGGTCCTGACCGACATCGATGTCTTGCAGTCACTTGATGACCGTGAATGGAGATCGGGACTGGCTGAGATGGTCAAGCATGCCATGCTGGACAGCCATGAACATACGACGACGGTTCTGAGTTATTGGGAGCAGATCGTTGCGCGCAAAGCGGATACGCTGCGCATTGTTGTTCCGCGATCTGCTGCGTTCAAGGCGAGCATAGTCGCCGACGACGAAATGGAGCACAGCCGGCGCGCAGTCCTGAATCTCGGACACACGGTCGGTCATGCCATCGAGCGCGCAGCAGGCTATGGAGAGTTGTCGCATGGCGAATCCGTGGCGGCAGGTCTTGCGGTCGCACTCCGGATTTCGGACATGAAGTATCCTCGGCAGGACCGCGGCCTCGCATGGGATTTACTGCACCGACTCGGATGGCCGTCCACTCGACATCTTGACGTTCGCGATATCATGGACGGCCTTGCGACCGACAAGAAGGTCCTGTCCGGAATTCAACGATTCATTCTACTGCCCGCGCCGGGAAGCCCCGAGATAAGCACGACCGTGTCGATCCAGGATATCGAGGCCGCGTACGATTGGTTGATCAGGCCGAAATCGACCGGTGATTGA
- the rnr gene encoding ribonuclease R: MVSSKHDSIRKQVLGLLRNHGKRSFRFKEIAKTLGFKDNKTYKLFSEVMEDLVEEALIARVKGGKYRHRKPGGTAVGRLTVNPKGFGFVAVEDTLHDYFVSPSNLKTALDGDTVRISTAAGSRDGQRREAEVMEIVERGRTYAVGTFRRRGKFAIVHPDDLRLIRDIYVDKKDFGGAVDGQKVQVSIDQFDDPHGSPEGRVLSVIGNADEPEVQVLSLAMSLGVKAEFDEDVERELRDIPDTIDPDEANRRLDLRDKRTFTIDPEDAKDFDDAIHIEAMGPDAWEVGVHIADVSHFVQVDSATDREALSRGTSVYLVDRVIPMLPERLSNGLCSLQSNVDRLAFSCIMKMNGRGDVLSYDLQPSVIHSQRRLTYAQAQAIIDAGSSEDQLERDLLAANTIARVLTKRRLAEGSIDFDMPEVKVRLDERGHPVEMFVKTRMEANRLVEEFMLLANRTVAGHVQRVLDNRPFVYRVHDRPDLERIKSLALYVRAFGHRLRIKDGSIDSGDLNDLLHQVAGKPEEPVIEQAALRAMAKAVYTTENIGHYGLGFEDYTHFTSPIRRYPDLMVHRLLRQYSSGTSSVDEAWLEEVCKSCSESERRAEKAERESIKLKQVQYARDHLGDSFDGVVTGVTKFGVFVEISDLLVEGMVHVRDMDDDYYEYDEASFSLRGVESARVYQPGTAVRIVIVAANVETREIDLFFSDE, translated from the coding sequence ATGGTCAGTAGCAAACACGACAGTATTCGGAAGCAGGTACTTGGCCTCCTCCGAAACCACGGCAAGCGCAGTTTCCGATTCAAAGAGATCGCGAAGACCCTTGGGTTCAAAGACAACAAGACATACAAGCTGTTCAGCGAAGTGATGGAGGATCTGGTCGAAGAGGCCCTCATCGCTCGCGTGAAAGGTGGAAAGTACAGACATCGAAAGCCGGGCGGCACGGCCGTGGGGCGGCTCACCGTCAATCCAAAGGGCTTTGGTTTCGTCGCCGTGGAGGATACGCTCCACGACTACTTCGTCAGCCCATCAAACCTGAAGACCGCTCTCGATGGCGACACTGTCCGGATATCGACGGCGGCCGGCTCACGTGACGGCCAGAGACGAGAGGCCGAAGTGATGGAAATCGTAGAGCGCGGACGTACTTATGCTGTGGGTACCTTCCGGCGACGCGGTAAGTTCGCGATTGTTCATCCGGATGACCTCAGGCTGATACGCGACATTTACGTAGACAAAAAGGACTTTGGCGGAGCAGTCGACGGCCAGAAGGTCCAGGTGTCTATCGACCAGTTCGATGATCCGCATGGTTCGCCGGAGGGTCGTGTTCTCTCGGTTATCGGTAACGCCGATGAACCGGAAGTTCAGGTCCTCTCTCTTGCCATGAGTCTGGGAGTCAAAGCGGAATTCGACGAAGACGTCGAACGCGAATTGCGCGATATCCCCGATACGATCGACCCGGACGAGGCAAATCGCCGACTGGATCTGAGAGACAAACGTACGTTTACGATCGACCCGGAGGATGCGAAAGACTTCGACGATGCCATTCACATTGAAGCAATGGGGCCGGACGCGTGGGAGGTCGGCGTTCACATCGCCGACGTAAGCCACTTTGTCCAAGTGGACAGCGCGACCGATCGAGAGGCGCTATCGAGGGGTACGAGTGTGTATCTCGTTGACCGCGTGATACCGATGTTGCCGGAGCGATTGTCGAACGGTCTGTGTTCGCTTCAGTCCAACGTTGATCGACTCGCGTTTAGTTGCATCATGAAGATGAACGGTCGCGGCGACGTACTGAGTTATGACCTTCAGCCCTCCGTGATTCACTCGCAGCGTCGCCTCACCTACGCGCAGGCTCAGGCAATCATCGACGCCGGATCAAGTGAGGACCAGCTCGAACGGGATCTCCTTGCGGCCAACACCATTGCTCGAGTGCTTACGAAACGGCGCCTCGCCGAGGGCTCGATCGACTTCGATATGCCAGAGGTCAAGGTTCGACTGGACGAGAGGGGACATCCGGTCGAGATGTTTGTCAAGACGCGCATGGAAGCAAACCGGCTCGTAGAGGAGTTCATGCTGCTCGCAAATCGGACGGTGGCGGGACACGTACAGCGCGTCCTCGATAATCGTCCGTTCGTGTACCGCGTACACGACCGGCCGGACCTGGAACGAATCAAGAGTCTTGCCCTGTATGTACGAGCTTTCGGACATCGACTTCGAATCAAGGATGGATCGATCGATTCCGGAGACCTGAACGACCTGTTGCACCAGGTGGCCGGGAAACCAGAGGAACCGGTCATCGAGCAAGCAGCCCTGCGGGCAATGGCCAAAGCGGTCTACACGACAGAAAACATCGGGCACTATGGACTGGGATTCGAGGACTATACTCACTTTACGAGTCCCATCCGACGCTATCCCGATCTTATGGTCCACCGACTACTCAGGCAGTATAGCAGCGGAACATCGAGTGTCGACGAAGCGTGGCTCGAGGAAGTCTGCAAATCATGCTCGGAAAGCGAGCGCAGGGCGGAGAAGGCGGAGCGAGAGTCGATCAAACTCAAACAGGTTCAGTATGCGCGCGACCACCTTGGCGATTCATTCGATGGTGTCGTCACTGGCGTTACGAAATTCGGAGTGTTCGTGGAGATTAGTGACCTGCTTGTTGAGGGGATGGTCCACGTGCGTGACATGGACGACGATTACTATGAGTACGATGAGGCGAGCTTTAGCCTTCGCGGTGTTGAGTCCGCACGCGTCTACCAGCCAGGGACGGCCGTGCGAATCGTCATCGTTGCTGCAAACGTGGAGACGCGCGAAATCGATCTGTTTTTTTCGGATGAGTAA